From Daucus carota subsp. sativus chromosome 6, DH1 v3.0, whole genome shotgun sequence:
CACGGTAGAAGCAAACATTCTGCAAAATATTAAACAAGGAGAAAATTGCATTGATATTTAATAGTAAAGTTACAACTACACAGACAAAATAAACCCAACAGCCTAGGATTATAGAAAACCTAGGATTAAAACCAATATGCCTGCAGAAAGAAActcattactttttttttttttgaaacaaaaagaaACTCATTACTTAAACATACAGAAACCAACACACTAGAGTTGTCTTAAAACTTTATCAGCAGCTGCTATCGTCCTCTGAATATCTTCTGAACTATGTGCTAGGCTAGTGAACCCAGCCTCAAATTGTGAAGGTGCAAAGTATACTCCTTCCTCTAGCATCCCTCTGTAAAATTTTGCAAACTTGGCTGTATCGCTTTTCTTAGCATCATCAAAGTTATATACAGGCCCTTCTGTGAAAAAAAAACCGAACATTCCACTAATATAACCTCCACACATTGCATGTCCAGCATTCTTTCCGGCTTCCAAAATCCCATTGATAAGCTCACTGGTGATTTTATCCAAGTATTCGTAATTTCCTGCCTGTTTTAACCTCTTAAGAGTGTGGATTCCTGCAGTCATTGCTAatgggttaccgctaagtgtcCCAGCTTGGTACATTGGTCCGGCTGGTGCAACCATCTCCATAATCTCCCTCCTTCCACCATATGCCCCAACAGGCAGCCCACCCCCAATAATCTTCCCCAGGGTTGTTAAGTCAGGAGTGATCCCAAAGTATTCTTGAGCACCACCATAAGACAACCGAAACCCAGTCATGACTTCATCAAAAATTAGAAGAGTATCATTTTCTTTTGTGATCTTGCGGAGGGCATTCAAGAAATCAACTGTAGGGGTGATGAAACCGGAGTTTCCTACCACAGGCTCAAGGATGATTGCAGCTATTTCCCCTTTGTGCTCCTCAAACAGACTTATGACAGTTTGAATGTCATTGTATGGAGATGTTAGTGTATCATAGGTAGCTGCCTTTGGGACACCAGGAGAGTCCGGGAGTCCTAGAGTAGCAACACCGCTTCCAGCCTTAACTAAGAATGGATCTGCATGACCATGGTAACAACCCTCAAACTTGATGATTTTCTGTCTGCCAGTGAATGCACGAGCCAGACGAAGTACTCCCATACATGCTTCTGTGCCAGAGTTGACAAATCTCACCATTTCTATACTTGGTACAGCTGAGATGACCATCTCAGCCAGAACATTCTCTAGAAGACATGGAGCACCAAAGCTCGTACCCTTCTTCATTGTTTCAGCCAAGGCTTTGAGTACCTGCAGGTGTATGTTAGTTCAGGATGGTGGACTTAAAGAACAGTAAAAAAACCCAATTATTCACATATTCACAGAAGAAAAGGGGAAGAACTGTGGAAGTATCAACAGAGCAGTGTAACTTTTAAAAGGCTACAGATGTTGGTATATAAATGCGGCAATGAACAGTTTAGTTTTGCCATTTCTACATCTGCTTGTGGAACTATTATATCACAGGGTATCCAGCATTCTAATATGCCCCATTCTCAAGAGATGTCAAGAAGTTAAGGGGGCCTTTCTTAGCAAACAACAACCAGAATAACCGAATAAGATGCAGTAAAATTGAAATGTTTGCACTGACAGAACAAGAACAAAATGTTCATCCACTTATGTTATAAGGGGCGGAGAAGAACAACCACAACAATCAGGCtagtaaaaaaaatgaagataTCTGGCAAATTAATGGTACCTAAACATAATGTACTAGCATTCATAATTAGGAAACGGAAGCCATAAGAACGTGATAAACCTCATCGTCGGCATGACCAATGATTGCAGGCCCCCATGAACCAACATAGTCGATGTACTCATTCCCATCAATGTCCCACATGTGAGATCCCTTGACCGAGTCAATTACAATAGGCTGTCCGCCTACTGATTTGAATGCTCGTACCGGCGAATTCACACCTCCGGGCATCAATTCCTGCCCAAATTTCACCAAAGTAAATACATAAACTCGACAAACAAGACTCCTTCCAAAAAGTAAAATACTACAGTTAGCAAAAGCAACATATCCATTCATCAAACACGCAATTATATGAAGAAAACAATACAATTAGCGATGGGTATTGTATATAAGAGAAAAGGGGAACCTTAGCGGCCTCGAAGGCTTGTTTAGATTTGTCAAGAGTAAAGGTCTTCTTGTCCTGATCCACAGAAACAGACATCATTTTGACGGAGGAAGAAGAATGGCGAGTCAATGATGGAGAATAGCGAGGCTTCTGGCTCAGCTTCACCGGACACACTAAACCCAGGCTTGCTACTCCCGCCATTTCAAGAGGCAGGGGTTTGGGTTTTGGTTGAAGAAGATAAGAAACTGCGGATGAGATTTTAGATGAGATGTGATGACTGCCTTTGCAAGTCTATTTTGACAACTTCTGTACATCTACTGTATATTCACTATTTTCTCCTTtcctaaaaataaaactaattaaaatagGGAAATGAAACAAATTAGTCACGGGCAACTTTCGAGGACCATGTTCGTTATTTATAATacatttatttgaattaaaattgggttataacaaaaaaaacaccATCCCAACTATTCCTTTTTGAGgttttttcatatatacacatattaaaaagaatttttgcaaaaatactgttatttttttaaacaaattgtaAATATACTATCttccaaaaaaaattgcaaaaatacgatGGTTGCATCTGCAACCATATCCGCAACTCCTAGCAACCTtatatgcaaccacaaatacaatttttaaaaaaattgctaaaaattatatttaattgcaaaatagGTTGCAAGTAGTTGCAAGTAgagtgcccctgcggggccatacTAATATAACAAAAGCAACTCCAAAAGCGAACTCAAAAGAAACATTATCCCTAATTTTACATACTTGTATAACCTCCTCCTTATGTTTGAAATGCCCAAAGACCAAGATCAGGGCCAATCAAAACAAACCCTCTATACTTAGTCGCCTCCGGTTTATACTCCCATTTTCCGTCAGGGGTTAAAAGTCGATGGTGATTTTGCCGCTAGGAGAAGAAGTCGCTTTAATGGTGCGTTGTTCGATTGATGACAGGATTAGGGTTGGGTGTTGAAAAAAAGCGAAGAAGAGAGCGGCAATGATTGATGGATTTTGACATGAGAAAATAGAGATGAGAATGATAGGAGGTGGAGGAAAGAACACTAGAGAGGTGAAGTAGCGATCGTGTTCGTATTTATGCAAATATTTTGTGCAAATGTATTAATATAACGTATTTGTGCAATAATTTGAGGCAGCCGGTAGTTTTGCAAATTTTATGGCCACATGTGGGCATTTTTATGAAATTCCCTTCCTTTTTTACTAACATTTTAAACTGAATAAAATATAGGAAAAAAACcctatatatcataatttttataaatagtaTCCAAACTATGAGAGTTGTAAGAAATGGTTTAAATATCATCTTTTTTTTATCACAAAAATATCACTTATTAATATCGAATAATCTAGCATTTTTATTAACGccgaataaatatttttagttttggaAGAATTAGGCCTAAAATCATTACAAAACGAAACTACAATCTTAGCCATATACACATAACCCCATTTTAATTCATTGCATTTATATTATTAGGGGTAACAGAGAAATCAAATActctaactaatttttttttaagataatgGAACTTTTTTAAAATGGACATGAGACAAAGGGATTAATGTATTGCCAAAATTATAGTGTATTGTCCAAAAAAACTAGATACAATATCCAGATCAGCTCAACCTGAATGTATTAATTACACGTTAACTTGTGTCTAATCAGCTAGCCCCATTGATCATTGCCAAGCACTGCTTGAGAAAAGAACCAGTATCTTCTGGAGTAAGCTCTAACAGTGCAACTGTTGATTCAAATCACGGGATTGACTAATACAGATTCTCACATCACATGTTCAATCAGATGCTGGGAAAGCGTGTTCAGGCAATAACTTCAAAGCAAATTTCCTTACattatatatctttattatgGACCACACGGGTTAGAACATGGAGACATTCAAACCAGTGTCAAGATCTAACCCCCTTGACCTGATTGACTATACTAACCAGAGAGATATGAGAGAGATGTGAGAGAGATTTAGAGGAAGAGAGACAGAGAAAGACAAGCCAATGTTGTATTAGAAATTCGATAGCGTTACAATCACAACTCAATCCGTTATATATCTAACTACTCGTCTCCTTTCTGTTTAGATGTAACTAACTTTTAACTAATTCACATCTTTAACTCCGGTTCATGACAAATGCTCCCTCATCTGCTCAAGCTTGTCCTCAAGCTTGAAATTGAGGAAATTGGTTAGTAATGAAACTAACATCTTCCCAAGATGCTTCGTAGCTTTCCAAACCCTTCCACTGCACCAACCATTGAGTTATGTTCTGTCCCTGCCTCTGCACTTGTCTCCTTTGCAACACCCTGGATGGTTCCAGAGTTACAATGTCAGCCTCGTTTGTCTGAGGTAACTCTCCCTCCATAATGGGAGCTGGACCAACATGCTTCTTAAGTAAAGAAACATGAAAAACTGGATGCACCCTCGAGTGACTGGGTAGCTTCAAGCGATAAGCTACTGTTCCCACTTTGTCTAGCACTTTGAATGGTCCATAGAATTTTGCACTTAACTTCAGTGAAGTCCTTATGGCTATTGACTGTTGTCTATACGGCTGGAGTTTCAAATATACCCATTCCCCCACTTCAAAACTCCTCTCTGTCCTTTTCTGATCAGCATAAAACTTCATTCTATGCTGAGCTTTTGTTAGACTTTCCTTGGCAACCTGTAACACCACTTGCCTCTGTTGCAGCATGTCTTGAGCCACTGGAATTACCATATCATGTAATTCCCCCAGATTAAGAGGAACTGGCTTGTCTCCATACAGAACCTCAAATGGAGTACTTCCCAGACTAGTGTGATATGTCGTATTGTACCAATACTCTGCTAAGGACAGCCACTGTTTCCAACTGTGAGGCCTATCTCCTGTAAAGCATCTGAGATATGATTCCAGACATTGGTTCACTCGTTCCGTCTGTCCGTCTGACTGCGGATGATATGCAGTACTGAAGTGCATACTGATTCCTAGTTTTTCGAACAAGCTTCCCCAAAATACACTTGTAAAAATCTTATCCCTGTCACATACTATCGAATCTGGCATGCCATGTAGCTTGAATATGTTGTCTAAAAACAGCTCAGCCACTTCTACAGCTGTAAAAGGGTGATGTAAAGCCATGAAATGTCCAAATTTAGAAAACCTATCCACCACCACCAGAATTGTATCCATTCCCCCTGACATAGGTAATTGCTCAATGAAATCCATGGAAATGTGTTTCCAGGACTGCTGAGGAATTGGCAAAGGCTGTAACAAGCCCGGAGATGCCACATGTTCACTCTTATTTCTTTGACACACCTCACATTTCCTGATTGTTTCTACTACATCCTTCTTCATTCCTGGCcaatgaaaaatcattttaagcCTCTGTAAACAAGCATTTTGGCCTGAGTGCCCCCCCCAACGCCGTCTGATGTAATGAATCTATTAAGTTTTGTCTAACCCCTCCCTTATTCCCCACACACAATTTGTTCCCTTTCTTTAATATTCCCTGTTCATACTGATACTCAGACACACTGTCATCCTGAAGTAGCACCTTCCCAATTGTCATTTTAATATCATCATCCTCCTCATAACTGTCCTTAAGTTGTTGAATCCATCGTGGCTGTACATGAGTTACTGCTGTTAACATCTCAACATTCCCCTCCCACTCTTTAATTCTAGACAATGAATCTGCAGCAGTGTTTTCCACCCCCTTCTTATACTGGATCTCGTAATCCATTCCTAGCAATTTCGACAGCCATTTATACTGCAGTGATGTGTGTAGCTGCTGCTCTAAGAGATATTTTAAGGCTTGGTGATCCGTTCTAATAATAAAATGGTTGCCCACCAAGTAATGTCGCCACCTCGTCACAGCCATTACCAATGCTAGCAACTCCTTTTCATATACTGAAAACCCTTTATTCTTGCTGTTAAATGACTTACTCAGATATGATATAGGATTTCCATTCTGCATCAAAACAGCCCCCATACCCGAGTCACACGCATCTGTTTCCAACACGAATGGTTTCTGAAAGTCTGGCATTGCCAACACTGGTTTAGTGCAGAGTGCCTCCTTCAATTTACTAAAGGCTTTTGAAGTCTCCTCATTCCATACAAACCCATCCTTTCTTAGCAGATTGGTTAATGGTCTTGCTATAATCCCGTAATTCTTTATAAAACGCCTATAGTACCCTGAAAGTCCAAGAAACCCTCTTAATTCTTTCACATTCCCAGGCACTGGCCAGTTCCTAATGCTTTCAACCTTACTGTGATCCATACTAACTCCGTCAGCCGATATCATATGCCCCAAGTACTCCACTGATGTGGCAGCAAAGCTACACTTGGATTTTTTGACATATAACTGATTATCCTGTAGCTTTTTAAGTACCAATTCCAAATGCTCCACATGCTTACTCAAATCCGGACTATAGATTAGTATGTCGTCAAAAAAAACAAGTACAAACTTCCTCATGTAAGGTTGAAATACTTGGTTCATCAATGCTTGAAAAGTAGCCGGTGCATTAGTTAACCCAAACGGCATTACTACGAACTCGAAATGCCCGTGATGCGTTTGGAATGCAGTTTTTGGTGTGTCCACAGCCTTAACCAGAATCTGATGATACCCTGCTCGAAGATCCAACTTAGAAAATAGCTTGGCCCCATGCAACTCATCTAACAACTCATCTATGTTAGGAATAGGAAACTTATCCTTAATGGTGATCTTATTTAAGTGTCTATAATCAACACAAAATCGCCAAGAATTGTCTTTCTTCCTAACAAGAATAACTGGTGAAGCAAACGGACTATTACTTGGCTTAATAATTCCACTCCTCAACATCTCCTGAACTTGATTTTCAATCTCCGTTTTCTGAGAATGTGGGTATCTATATGGCTTAAGTTTAAATGGTTGGGCATCTTGTTGCAAAGGAATTTCATGGTCAACATTCCGAATAGGAGGCAGAGTAGTAGGAATAGAGAATACCTCAGGAAATTTGTTCAACAAAACTCTGATTTCTTCTGGTACTTCAGCTTCATCTGCTTGCTGTTGTCCAGTCCCCTCTATTGTTGCTGATACTTCCTGTTTTATCTGATTTGCCACCAAACCCTGATTGTATTTCTTTAACTTGTGTCCCCTGATCAGACTTATCGAAGCATTCTTCACTGTCCCTTGTAACGTCATTTGCTCATCTTTGTTTCCTTCTGCATTCAATTTAAGATAGAGCTTCTTAAAATCAAACAACAATGGACTATATTGCTCCATCCAGTCTACCCCTACTATCATATCCCATCCTCCAATGTCCAAGACTCTCATATCAAAACAGAATGAATAATCTTGAATTTTCCATTTTACTTTAGGCACCCACTCGCTGCTAACAACCATTCTCCCATCAGCCAATCTCACTTGAATAGGCTCTCCTTTTGTCACCTCCAATCCCAATTGTTTTACTACCTCAACATTAAGATATGTCAATGTACTCCCAGTATCTACCAAAATTGTTATGGTTTTCTCCTTCAGCTTACCCTCCAACGTAATAGTCTTCCTTGCCATCTGACTAGATAATGAATTTAAAGAAACCTCTGTAACTGCCCCTTCTCTTTCATCTTCATCCACTTCTTCACACGCACTTAATATATCTTCATCTTTTGCCTCATCAAACAGCATAAAAGTATACTGTGAATTTTTACACTGATGACCTTGTCCATACTTCTCACCACACTTATAACACAAGTGGTTATTCTTTCGGTACTGAAACTCTTCCGGTGATATTTTCTTGAACATACTAGTGGTACTAATCGGCTTCTTATCCCCACcattactcaagtttttgaccTCCTGCTGATTTGTTTCTGGCTTCTTTGTATTACCCCATTTCTCTTTACTTCCATGCTTCTTTACAATCAAATCCACAGTTTGTTCTTGTAACTGAGCAATGTCAATGGCATCACTCAAAGAGGTTGGTTTCATAAGACGAACCATGGGTTTCAATTCCCCTTTTAATCCTGAAATGAAACTGGACACAAAGTAAGACTCATCCAAATTTGCATTTCTACACAACAACACAG
This genomic window contains:
- the LOC108228023 gene encoding glutamate-1-semialdehyde 2,1-aminomutase, chloroplastic isoform X1, whose amino-acid sequence is MAGVASLGLVCPVKLSQKPRYSPSLTRHSSSSVKMMSVSVDQDKKTFTLDKSKQAFEAAKELMPGGVNSPVRAFKSVGGQPIVIDSVKGSHMWDIDGNEYIDYVGSWGPAIIGHADDEVLKALAETMKKGTSFGAPCLLENVLAEMVISAVPSIEMVRFVNSGTEACMGVLRLARAFTGRQKIIKFEGCYHGHADPFLVKAGSGVATLGLPDSPGVPKAATYDTLTSPYNDIQTVISLFEEHKGEIAAIILEPVVGNSGFITPTVDFLNALRKITKENDTLLIFDEVMTGFRLSYGGAQEYFGITPDLTTLGKIIGGGLPVGAYGGRREIMEMVAPAGPMYQAGTLSGNPLAMTAGIHTLKRLKQAGNYEYLDKITSELINGILEAGKNAGHAMCGGYISGMFGFFFTEGPVYNFDDAKKSDTAKFAKFYRGMLEEGVYFAPSQFEAGFTSLAHSSEDIQRTIAAADKVLRQL
- the LOC108228023 gene encoding glutamate-1-semialdehyde 2,1-aminomutase, chloroplastic isoform X2 codes for the protein MAGVASLGLVCPVKLSQKPRYSPSLTRHSSSSVKMMSVSVDQDKKTFTLDKSKQAFEAAKVLKALAETMKKGTSFGAPCLLENVLAEMVISAVPSIEMVRFVNSGTEACMGVLRLARAFTGRQKIIKFEGCYHGHADPFLVKAGSGVATLGLPDSPGVPKAATYDTLTSPYNDIQTVISLFEEHKGEIAAIILEPVVGNSGFITPTVDFLNALRKITKENDTLLIFDEVMTGFRLSYGGAQEYFGITPDLTTLGKIIGGGLPVGAYGGRREIMEMVAPAGPMYQAGTLSGNPLAMTAGIHTLKRLKQAGNYEYLDKITSELINGILEAGKNAGHAMCGGYISGMFGFFFTEGPVYNFDDAKKSDTAKFAKFYRGMLEEGVYFAPSQFEAGFTSLAHSSEDIQRTIAAADKVLRQL